From the genome of Canis lupus baileyi chromosome 32, mCanLup2.hap1, whole genome shotgun sequence, one region includes:
- the AQP9 gene encoding aquaporin-9 isoform X3: MISLEAIRGLSVEVLGCGSVAQAILSRGHFGGIITINVGFAMAVVMAIYVTGGVSGGHINPAVSLAMCLFGRMKWFKFPFYVGAQFLGAFAGAATLFGIYYDGLMSFAGGKLLIVGENATAHIFATYPAPYLSLTNAFADQVVATMFLLMIVFAIFDSRNLGVPRGLEPIAIGLLIIVISSSLGLNSGCAMNPARDLSPRLFTALAGWGFEVFTAGNNFWWIPVVGPLVGAVIGGLIYVLVIEIHHPNPDPDFETEQSEDKPDKYELSVIM; encoded by the exons GTCCTTGGATGTGGCTCCGTTGCCCAAGCTATCCTCAGTCGAGGACACTTTGGAGGAATTATCACTATCAATGTTGGATTTGCAATGGCAGTTGTAATGGCCATTTATGTGACTGGGGGTGTCTCTG GTGGCCACATCAACCCAGCTGTGTCTCTTGCAATGTGTCTCTTTGGACGGATGAAATGGTTCAAATTTCCTTTTTACGTGGGAGCCCAGTTTTTGGGAGCCTTTGCAGGAGCTGCGACCCTCTTTGGCATTTACTATG ATGGACTTATGTCCTTTGCTGGTGGAAAATTGCTCATCGTGGGAGAAAATGCAACAGCACACATTTTTGCGACATACCCAGCTCCATATCTGTCTCTGACGAATGCATTCGCAGACCAA gtAGTGGCCACCATGTTCCTCCTCATGATTGTCTTTGCCATTTTTGACTCCAGAAACTTGGGAGTCCCCAGAGGCCTAGAGCCCATTGCCATCGGTCTCCTGATTAttgtcatttcttcttccttgggaCTGAACAGTGGCTGTGCCATGAACCCAGCTCGAGACCTGAGCCCTAGACTTTTCACTGCTTTGGCAGGATGGGGGTTTGAGGTCTTCAC AGCTGGAAATAACTTCTGGTGGATTCCTGTAGTGGGCCCTTTGGTTGGCGCTGTCATTGGAGGCCTCATCTATGTTCTTGTCATTGAAATCCACCACCCAAATCCTGATCCAGACTTCGAGACGGAACAATCTGAGGACAAACCAGATAAATATGAGCTTAGTGTGATAATGTAG
- the AQP9 gene encoding aquaporin-9 isoform X1 has product MAVVMAIYVTGGVSGGHINPAVSLAMCLFGRMKWFKFPFYVGAQFLGAFAGAATLFGIYYDGLMSFAGGKLLIVGENATAHIFATYPAPYLSLTNAFADQVVATMFLLMIVFAIFDSRNLGVPRGLEPIAIGLLIIVISSSLGLNSGCAMNPARDLSPRLFTALAGWGFEVFTAGNNFWWIPVVGPLVGAVIGGLIYVLVIEIHHPNPDPDFETEQSEDKPDKYELSVIM; this is encoded by the exons ATGGCAGTTGTAATGGCCATTTATGTGACTGGGGGTGTCTCTG GTGGCCACATCAACCCAGCTGTGTCTCTTGCAATGTGTCTCTTTGGACGGATGAAATGGTTCAAATTTCCTTTTTACGTGGGAGCCCAGTTTTTGGGAGCCTTTGCAGGAGCTGCGACCCTCTTTGGCATTTACTATG ATGGACTTATGTCCTTTGCTGGTGGAAAATTGCTCATCGTGGGAGAAAATGCAACAGCACACATTTTTGCGACATACCCAGCTCCATATCTGTCTCTGACGAATGCATTCGCAGACCAA gtAGTGGCCACCATGTTCCTCCTCATGATTGTCTTTGCCATTTTTGACTCCAGAAACTTGGGAGTCCCCAGAGGCCTAGAGCCCATTGCCATCGGTCTCCTGATTAttgtcatttcttcttccttgggaCTGAACAGTGGCTGTGCCATGAACCCAGCTCGAGACCTGAGCCCTAGACTTTTCACTGCTTTGGCAGGATGGGGGTTTGAGGTCTTCAC AGCTGGAAATAACTTCTGGTGGATTCCTGTAGTGGGCCCTTTGGTTGGCGCTGTCATTGGAGGCCTCATCTATGTTCTTGTCATTGAAATCCACCACCCAAATCCTGATCCAGACTTCGAGACGGAACAATCTGAGGACAAACCAGATAAATATGAGCTTAGTGTGATAATGTAG